The genomic DNA CGAGAATTGCAAAAGGCTGGTAAGGTCTCCCAAGTCTCCTCCTAAGCTCTGCCACGGCATCTTCATTTGAAGCATCGCACCCGATGTGATATCCACCAAGACCTTTTATTGCGATGATTTTGCCATCTTCGAATAACTTTGCTGCAGTTTCAATGGGATTTTCTAGTTTTTTCCTAGACCTATCAAAAAGCGAATAATGAGGTCCGCATATGGGGCATGCCACAGGCTCCGCATGATACCTTCTATCTAGGACATCTTTGTACTCTTTAAGACAATCTGGGCATAGTTTAAAATGGCCCATCGTCGTCATTTCTCTGTCGTATGGGGTCTTTTTGATTATGGTAAACCTCGGGCCGCAGTTTGTGCAGTTAGTAAATGGATAAAGAAATCGTCTGTCAGTTTTTTCAAACATCTCCCTCTGGCAGTCCTCGCAGACGCATATATCGGGGGGTATTATTGAAGCGGACCCAGAGCTCCCACTTTTACTTTCTTTGATGTAAAAGACGCCTTGTTTGAAATTTTCATCAGAAGATTTGAGGGATATGTCAAGCATATCAATCTTAGCCAAAGGCGGTTTTTTTTGATTGAGATCTTCTATAAAATTATCCACATCATGAGGGGCCCCATCAATAACAATCTCTACATATTCCCCTCTGTTTCTCACATAGCCACTGACCTTGTTTTCAACGGCAATCCTGTAAACAAATGGCCTAAATCCCACCGCCTGGACGGTGCCATAGACCATTATACTTTTCATGAATTGTGCTTGTAACTAACTTTATATAAAAGTTAGTATCAACGCAAGGCTGATTTTACACAAAAAATATATAGCAAACGCTTATAAACGTCCAATTTCAAATATCTTTAAGGTGAAATTAATTTACTTATCAATAACTTCTAACAAAGGTGAATTTCATGATCAATGTATTCATAAACGGATACGGTACAGTTGGGAAGAGGGTAGCAGATGCAGTCGCCCTCCAGAAAGATATGAAGATTATAGGCGTCTCGAAGAGAACGCCCGATTTTGATGCAGAACAGGCAATAAAGAAGGGCTTTGACCTTTATTGTGTTGAGGGTGCCGATGTCGATGCCTTCAAAAAGAGGGGGATGAAAACAAACGGTTACTTAAAGGATATCAAAGACTCTGTAGACGTAGTCATAGACGGCGCCCCAGGAAAACAGGGGGCTAAGAATATGGAGCTCTATAAGTCACTTGGGCTAAACGCCATTTTTCAGGGAGGAGAAGACGCTTCTATTGGTACATCCTTCAATGCTCACGCTAATTTTGATAAAAATATCGGCCAAAAATACATAAGAGTTGTCTCTTGCAACACAACTGGACTTGCAAGGACATTAAGCTGCCTGAATGAGGCCAATGCCATAAAGAAGGTAAAGGCTGTAATGATAAGAAGGGCAGCTGACCCAGGAGACAATAAACGAGGCCCAATAAATGCCATTGTGCCCGAGGTAAAGGTACCGTCTCATCACGGCCCTGATTTAAAGACTGTTCTCCCGATAGATATTGAA from Methanofastidiosum sp. includes the following:
- a CDS encoding acylphosphatase, producing the protein MKSIMVYGTVQAVGFRPFVYRIAVENKVSGYVRNRGEYVEIVIDGAPHDVDNFIEDLNQKKPPLAKIDMLDISLKSSDENFKQGVFYIKESKSGSSGSASIIPPDICVCEDCQREMFEKTDRRFLYPFTNCTNCGPRFTIIKKTPYDREMTTMGHFKLCPDCLKEYKDVLDRRYHAEPVACPICGPHYSLFDRSRKKLENPIETAAKLFEDGKIIAIKGLGGYHIGCDASNEDAVAELRRRLGRPYQPFAIL
- a CDS encoding type II glyceraldehyde-3-phosphate dehydrogenase, producing MINVFINGYGTVGKRVADAVALQKDMKIIGVSKRTPDFDAEQAIKKGFDLYCVEGADVDAFKKRGMKTNGYLKDIKDSVDVVIDGAPGKQGAKNMELYKSLGLNAIFQGGEDASIGTSFNAHANFDKNIGQKYIRVVSCNTTGLARTLSCLNEANAIKKVKAVMIRRAADPGDNKRGPINAIVPEVKVPSHHGPDLKTVLPIDIETIAVKVPTTLMHLHTIMVDLKKDVKREEVIDLFNNRSRVILVSKEDGIDSTADIMEFAKNLGRNRGDMYEINVWKDSINVKDGMLYYIQAVHQESDIVPENVDAIRAMFDLKKRDESIDMTNKALGIL